One genomic window of Providencia hangzhouensis includes the following:
- a CDS encoding C80 family cysteine peptidase, whose protein sequence is MININDKKTNDEIINKDDDLIFLTEHIDGRPLVGEQSSELKNISNWFNPIDEFTRLTIFHHLMSRPTSDSTYNYHVLIQIGDDDTAAKSTGRLLAKFPSNSLVIQFDIESEQWKVLHGDLQTKVNGKIRWTVIGHGQYNGHNQQSLFEGYQAYQLIAGLIYLKSHVLKAYPPNKIVLAGCQLGCGGVNENFVFRASVGLAKHGIYLPVVGYNRPISVTNESKKIVWPYNLIEEKQSTENWRLEININQTNQQAYINGKHASLYFIDELRSGELEVWQLIKDYHSTAMDIFKDPNNEYKIDIDLIKKVAFNHDAYAMFKQKLNAKDIQFNSDFRKELIREYENIGILETPLWLMINKINVNANPQKINDTVKIIIRSGRGIVGKKYSEDLVNELPNSTLLLQLNPNTMEFFSEYGDIEHLLKATKQQWILIDNLHSEPGFIQNYANSLNVLKTRYDFKMPENIILYLTDKKALLTKEEKVIFSEELTSKLKINGIYTKVFLENYFEPRYKIIALLEDISMGNLQAENIDINRHLYLKGYFTFQDGSIDKNKLNIAAYDPIISKKINKVCDAENENDFSHMWNSIFIDDDTTRIKQQAIEAKDILEFLSHQPEKLNYLSQLSINRLSALFPSGQGFNHAEVLKLVQDPIKLREYNQYIDDLLMLYIDIETPFGNEKSLKKEFRLILDLHEKLKSNYAALSQLSYKEGFDVTVNKLPVEIHSFENICFLRLLQHSNLTNEQSLQLKEKFEVLTKLTRKQKIDNVTDKEQEVLTRFDEIYQSNFDLLGAVSNEINEQSHILLFENIGNNQIITFQSDEEIYTVTSYSRNDKYFLTLSDTTGVELIISHSEFSQAKKHLSNVFNDYINQEITQEDGSVLTRGSIAGFKHKVGEALFGEVQIINTESEAYLSMRQSIMSELDTFFKSSEISVTNDSEIIFGEQVTSLKKLRDIGATINSEPLDFKHTQLPNWEDNVKFNPDKLAFQLTFLTENEKDINLIKMINKSLQDDHITRRIDVNSMIKPRAVLQEQLQIIQKSQLDNPVGMNKTIEDLRRIGIKLPTYAKIANYFGQGIGSTGIFLTINSVYQLIDELDNPNLSEKERREIQKNLDLACANAFFNYGDMVLQPILLKLAYKQAGSFNVSSKITARITIIFNLIGMGLDIYQACEAFEQLDRVTNDKERQDLIVNGSLSIANIIVGGVTMIGIIIGSSAIPVVGLIVAGSLLIGGMVYTGIRAVEKIEEELGESLGWDEKAREGIRAALGFPPSDNILNRFSYKQHLAYFKNINWQQDLDTFKSSFLYQGFDEHLQLVGKPILVEHIKHYIYYRNNSKIISSAEFADVDNRGPLSHIDSDEIGPYYTIEQINFIRENYHYDSQDNHWVKSFQTQRVNELNFNYRFRLVNKTAPIAYKNIGEEVANDIIVLNPEYDSLLLKQFLHKNELTTFYNIKKKQSVATQLSSLSASELRLFQARNNYTNTIHPDINNDIRVNRLGNEFLNQPIDIARELLSEKPRVIYEGMQNIGYRYENEAKQKNISFNPGNGTDIIVGKKNSKNLFNINAGSKFLVGGEKDDIINLSLLFDNNIEESNEIYFDGNGGDNSIIIKDIPSNSKIDIDLNNITSEVAFINHKVKKIHLRNVNDVMLIGDSSTIAELLGNKESNTLDVGAMTAFIQGMEGDDQLIFESGIVNGGEGNDSYFLRRVDWHNNQDELNDNLLELSAVIIENTQGQSRVNLGYMLSEIKDASISGNDLILNIEIKSAESETKVLTLNVTLKNTYKIDNNGREIFHRYQLYTKDGFVLNTKLNHLDSSASHIISENIFNITYQGGASSTISIDESEKTISVDNKIYGQPLWGDFKFHGLASKLEYKGESNDDHLLMVSRNSHIMVTKGRDVYQVNPDQIFQGKIIFDFSNIKSEMENEFDMTILLPYENGFDIKALGTSIFLYDKFSNEKIEISFINLSYPISKEIYIKDGHGNLFRIKMGRDYYNIEPIECLELPTENDDYIKIPKGYNFRYPILDTNNGDDLIEDNSMIGNIINSGEGNDIIITNGGGNVLYGGNGDDYVYGGENSDLILSDLGNDKLDGQGGDDHYLIDGSKGGGNTEILDQVGFNNIHLFNFKTQYEVIDEREDTYHLYTSQSNLRTVKVKMPQNNKNSNNQVYHHQRLPSHMPVHIHNDGMAHLVRYLAEQRQYKRELAPEQIWHPMDEFKNFSNELSFSSILDTKTKNIHISENTPFRRLFIRTRGPEQKVWDRSGVGRVFKAQAVTGAISIPDGIYGNNVLYASTSDTNLYGGEGNDVFISNGSNGLLTDASGKNSFIINGEIVGWNSLYSLGGENTIYLINFNKNVIREEPDHRSNATRYIYTSDQGRSVKIFQYPNTIAPTVVHVQSLEGQNEHSTQQKLNHLVETLATLRLQDEENCIGIQDIEYLQKNWEPTNLVDNYMKKAS, encoded by the coding sequence ATGATAAATATAAATGACAAGAAAACTAATGATGAAATAATTAATAAAGATGATGATTTGATATTTTTAACGGAACACATAGATGGTAGGCCATTAGTAGGGGAGCAGTCCTCCGAACTTAAAAATATATCTAACTGGTTTAATCCTATAGATGAATTCACAAGGCTTACAATTTTTCATCATTTAATGAGTCGGCCTACAAGTGACTCGACATATAATTATCATGTTTTAATCCAAATAGGAGATGATGACACAGCAGCTAAATCAACGGGGAGATTATTAGCAAAATTTCCTAGTAATTCACTTGTTATACAGTTTGATATTGAGAGTGAGCAGTGGAAAGTGCTACATGGTGATTTACAAACGAAAGTTAACGGAAAAATACGTTGGACGGTTATCGGTCATGGTCAGTATAACGGGCATAACCAGCAAAGTCTCTTTGAGGGGTACCAAGCTTACCAACTTATTGCAGGGTTGATATACCTTAAAAGCCATGTGCTGAAAGCATACCCTCCCAATAAAATTGTTTTGGCAGGTTGCCAATTAGGTTGTGGGGGGGTAAATGAAAACTTTGTGTTTAGGGCAAGTGTAGGATTAGCTAAGCATGGAATATATCTTCCAGTTGTGGGTTATAATAGGCCTATCAGTGTCACGAACGAGAGTAAAAAAATAGTTTGGCCATATAATTTAATAGAAGAGAAACAATCTACTGAAAATTGGCGATTAGAAATTAATATTAATCAAACTAATCAACAGGCTTATATTAATGGAAAACATGCCAGTTTATATTTTATCGATGAGTTAAGAAGTGGTGAGCTAGAAGTTTGGCAATTAATAAAAGATTACCATTCTACTGCTATGGATATTTTTAAGGATCCAAATAATGAGTATAAAATTGATATTGATTTGATTAAAAAAGTGGCTTTTAATCATGATGCATACGCTATGTTTAAACAGAAGTTAAATGCGAAAGATATTCAATTTAATAGTGATTTTAGAAAAGAACTAATTCGTGAATATGAAAATATTGGAATATTAGAAACACCATTATGGTTAATGATTAATAAAATTAATGTGAATGCTAATCCACAAAAAATCAACGATACTGTAAAAATTATTATTCGTTCAGGAAGAGGTATTGTAGGAAAAAAATATTCTGAAGATCTCGTTAATGAGCTTCCTAATAGCACATTATTGCTTCAATTAAACCCGAATACAATGGAATTTTTCTCAGAATATGGCGACATAGAGCATTTACTAAAAGCAACTAAACAACAGTGGATATTAATAGATAATCTTCACTCTGAACCTGGTTTTATTCAAAACTATGCAAACTCATTAAATGTATTAAAAACAAGATATGATTTTAAAATGCCAGAAAATATTATTCTATATTTAACCGATAAAAAGGCACTTTTGACAAAAGAAGAAAAGGTGATTTTTAGTGAGGAACTAACGAGTAAGTTGAAAATAAATGGAATATATACTAAGGTTTTTTTAGAGAATTATTTTGAACCAAGATATAAAATAATAGCATTACTTGAAGATATTAGTATGGGTAATTTACAGGCAGAGAATATTGATATTAATAGACACCTTTATTTAAAAGGGTATTTTACATTCCAAGATGGAAGTATCGATAAGAACAAATTAAATATTGCAGCATATGACCCCATTATCAGTAAAAAAATTAATAAAGTTTGTGACGCTGAGAATGAAAATGATTTTTCTCATATGTGGAATTCAATATTTATTGATGATGACACCACTAGAATTAAACAGCAAGCCATTGAAGCAAAAGATATTTTAGAATTTTTGAGCCACCAGCCTGAAAAACTAAACTACCTAAGTCAGCTGTCTATAAACCGTTTGAGTGCGTTATTTCCTAGTGGGCAAGGCTTTAATCATGCAGAAGTTTTAAAACTAGTCCAAGATCCAATAAAATTAAGAGAATATAATCAATATATTGATGATTTATTAATGCTCTATATAGATATTGAAACCCCATTTGGAAACGAAAAGTCATTAAAAAAAGAATTTAGATTAATTTTAGATTTACATGAAAAACTAAAATCTAATTATGCAGCATTATCTCAGTTATCATATAAAGAGGGGTTCGATGTTACAGTAAATAAATTGCCAGTTGAAATACATTCATTTGAGAATATCTGCTTTTTACGCCTTTTGCAGCATAGTAATTTAACTAACGAACAAAGTTTACAACTTAAGGAAAAATTTGAAGTTTTAACCAAACTAACACGAAAACAAAAGATAGATAATGTTACTGATAAAGAACAAGAAGTTCTCACTAGATTTGATGAAATATATCAATCGAATTTTGATTTATTAGGAGCTGTTTCTAATGAAATAAACGAGCAATCTCACATATTATTATTTGAAAATATAGGGAATAATCAGATTATCACTTTTCAAAGTGATGAAGAAATATATACAGTTACAAGCTATTCTCGTAATGATAAGTACTTTTTAACTTTATCCGATACTACTGGTGTTGAGCTTATTATTAGTCATTCAGAATTTAGCCAAGCAAAGAAACACTTATCTAATGTTTTTAATGATTATATTAACCAAGAAATAACGCAAGAGGATGGCTCAGTATTAACCAGAGGAAGTATTGCGGGATTTAAACACAAAGTAGGCGAAGCCCTGTTTGGTGAAGTGCAAATCATAAATACAGAGAGCGAAGCATACCTCAGTATGCGGCAAAGCATTATGAGTGAGCTGGATACCTTTTTCAAGTCATCAGAAATATCAGTGACTAATGACTCGGAAATTATTTTTGGCGAGCAGGTAACATCATTAAAAAAACTTAGAGATATTGGGGCTACAATAAATAGCGAACCATTAGATTTTAAACATACTCAGCTTCCAAACTGGGAGGATAATGTTAAATTTAATCCTGATAAATTAGCATTTCAGTTAACCTTTTTAACTGAAAATGAAAAAGACATTAATTTAATTAAAATGATTAATAAGAGTTTACAAGATGATCATATAACAAGACGAATTGATGTTAATTCAATGATCAAACCAAGGGCCGTACTACAAGAACAGCTCCAAATTATTCAAAAATCACAACTCGATAATCCAGTTGGTATGAATAAGACTATAGAAGATTTACGACGCATCGGTATTAAATTACCAACTTATGCAAAAATAGCTAATTATTTTGGGCAAGGAATTGGTTCTACAGGGATATTTCTAACAATCAACTCTGTTTACCAGTTAATAGATGAATTAGATAATCCTAATCTATCAGAAAAAGAAAGACGAGAAATACAGAAAAACCTTGATCTAGCCTGCGCAAATGCATTCTTTAATTATGGGGATATGGTCTTACAACCTATTCTACTTAAGCTCGCTTATAAACAAGCTGGATCGTTTAATGTATCATCAAAAATTACAGCTCGTATTACAATTATATTTAATTTAATTGGAATGGGGTTAGATATTTATCAAGCTTGTGAAGCATTTGAACAACTAGACAGGGTTACAAATGATAAAGAGCGCCAAGACTTAATTGTGAATGGTTCTTTGTCAATTGCTAACATTATTGTGGGGGGTGTAACCATGATCGGTATAATCATTGGTTCATCGGCAATACCTGTCGTTGGTTTAATTGTTGCTGGTTCCTTATTAATTGGAGGGATGGTATATACAGGTATTCGCGCAGTAGAAAAAATTGAAGAGGAACTCGGTGAATCTCTAGGCTGGGATGAAAAAGCCAGAGAAGGTATTCGTGCTGCACTTGGTTTTCCTCCATCAGACAATATATTAAATCGATTTAGTTATAAACAGCATTTAGCATACTTCAAAAATATAAATTGGCAGCAAGACTTAGATACGTTCAAGTCGTCATTTTTATATCAAGGTTTTGATGAACACTTACAATTGGTTGGTAAACCGATCCTTGTTGAACATATCAAACATTATATTTATTATAGAAATAACTCAAAAATAATTAGTAGTGCAGAGTTTGCTGATGTGGATAACCGTGGACCTCTTAGTCATATTGATAGTGATGAAATAGGGCCTTACTATACCATCGAGCAAATTAATTTTATTCGGGAAAATTATCATTATGACTCTCAAGATAATCATTGGGTAAAAAGCTTTCAAACACAGAGGGTCAATGAACTGAATTTTAATTATCGTTTTAGACTAGTGAATAAAACGGCTCCTATCGCTTATAAAAATATTGGCGAGGAGGTTGCCAATGACATTATTGTACTTAATCCTGAGTATGATAGCTTATTACTAAAACAATTTTTACATAAAAACGAACTAACTACTTTTTATAACATAAAGAAAAAACAGTCGGTTGCTACACAACTAAGTTCATTATCAGCATCAGAGCTACGGCTATTCCAGGCCAGAAATAATTATACCAATACGATTCACCCTGATATAAATAATGATATCAGAGTGAATAGACTAGGGAATGAATTTTTAAACCAGCCTATTGATATTGCAAGAGAATTATTAAGTGAGAAGCCTAGGGTTATTTATGAAGGCATGCAAAATATTGGTTACCGATATGAAAATGAAGCAAAGCAAAAAAACATTAGTTTTAACCCAGGGAATGGAACAGATATTATCGTTGGGAAAAAAAATTCAAAAAATTTATTTAACATCAATGCAGGGAGTAAATTTCTCGTAGGCGGCGAAAAAGATGATATTATAAACTTATCATTATTATTTGATAATAACATTGAAGAAAGTAACGAAATTTATTTTGATGGCAATGGGGGGGATAATAGTATAATCATTAAAGACATTCCATCCAACAGTAAAATAGATATCGATTTGAACAATATAACGTCAGAGGTGGCCTTCATTAATCATAAAGTTAAGAAGATTCATTTACGCAATGTTAATGATGTGATGCTAATTGGAGATAGCTCTACGATAGCAGAATTATTAGGTAATAAAGAATCCAACACATTAGATGTAGGGGCAATGACTGCATTTATTCAAGGTATGGAGGGGGATGATCAATTAATATTTGAATCAGGGATAGTCAATGGTGGAGAAGGTAATGATAGTTATTTTCTACGTCGTGTTGATTGGCACAATAATCAAGATGAATTAAATGATAATTTATTAGAATTATCAGCTGTAATTATTGAAAATACACAAGGCCAAAGCCGAGTAAATTTAGGGTATATGTTAAGCGAAATAAAGGATGCCAGTATTTCTGGTAATGATCTCATATTAAATATTGAAATAAAATCGGCAGAGTCAGAAACGAAAGTTTTAACACTGAATGTTACTTTAAAAAACACGTATAAAATAGATAATAATGGTAGGGAAATATTTCATAGATATCAATTATATACAAAGGACGGATTTGTATTAAATACTAAGCTAAACCATTTGGATTCAAGTGCTTCACACATTATAAGTGAAAATATTTTTAATATTACTTATCAGGGAGGCGCTAGCTCTACAATAAGTATCGATGAGAGTGAAAAAACAATTTCAGTTGATAATAAAATATATGGTCAACCTTTATGGGGAGATTTTAAATTTCATGGTTTAGCGAGTAAGTTAGAATATAAAGGAGAGAGTAATGATGACCACCTTTTAATGGTCAGTAGAAACAGTCATATTATGGTTACTAAAGGAAGAGATGTTTATCAAGTTAACCCAGATCAGATTTTTCAAGGTAAAATCATTTTTGACTTTTCAAATATTAAATCAGAAATGGAAAATGAGTTTGATATGACCATTTTATTACCTTATGAGAATGGATTTGATATCAAGGCACTGGGAACATCAATATTTTTATATGATAAATTCAGTAATGAAAAAATTGAAATTAGCTTCATTAATTTATCATACCCAATAAGTAAAGAAATTTATATTAAAGACGGTCATGGAAATTTATTTAGGATAAAAATGGGGAGGGATTATTATAACATTGAACCAATTGAATGTTTGGAATTACCCACAGAAAATGATGATTACATAAAAATTCCTAAGGGATATAATTTTCGTTATCCTATTCTAGATACAAATAATGGTGATGACTTAATTGAAGACAACAGTATGATAGGAAATATCATAAATTCAGGGGAAGGTAATGATATTATTATTACAAATGGAGGAGGGAATGTTTTGTATGGAGGTAACGGTGATGATTATGTATATGGTGGTGAAAATAGTGATTTAATTCTATCTGACTTGGGTAATGACAAACTTGATGGACAAGGAGGGGATGACCACTATTTAATTGATGGAAGTAAAGGGGGCGGTAATACAGAAATATTAGATCAAGTTGGATTTAATAATATTCATTTATTTAATTTTAAAACACAGTATGAAGTCATAGACGAACGGGAAGATACTTATCATCTTTACACATCGCAATCTAATTTGCGCACAGTCAAAGTAAAGATGCCCCAAAATAATAAAAATAGCAATAATCAAGTTTATCATCATCAGCGGTTACCCTCCCATATGCCAGTCCATATTCATAATGATGGTATGGCACATTTAGTTCGCTACCTTGCTGAACAGCGCCAATATAAAAGAGAATTAGCGCCAGAACAGATTTGGCACCCTATGGATGAGTTTAAAAATTTTTCTAACGAGTTAAGCTTTTCATCAATTCTTGATACAAAGACAAAAAATATACATATTAGTGAAAATACACCATTTAGGCGCTTGTTTATTCGGACAAGGGGACCAGAACAAAAAGTTTGGGATAGAAGTGGGGTCGGGCGGGTATTTAAAGCGCAAGCGGTAACTGGAGCCATTTCAATTCCAGATGGTATTTACGGAAATAATGTTCTTTATGCATCAACAAGTGATACCAATTTATATGGTGGTGAAGGGAATGATGTCTTCATCTCTAATGGTTCAAATGGGTTGTTAACAGATGCTAGCGGAAAAAATAGTTTTATTATCAATGGCGAAATTGTAGGCTGGAATTCGTTGTATAGCCTTGGCGGTGAAAACACGATTTACCTCATTAATTTTAATAAGAACGTTATTCGAGAAGAACCTGACCACCGAAGTAATGCAACTCGATATATTTATACTTCAGATCAGGGACGTAGTGTGAAAATATTTCAGTATCCGAATACGATAGCTCCCACTGTAGTTCATGTGCAGTCTTTAGAGGGGCAAAATGAGCATTCTACCCAACAAAAATTGAATCATTTAGTGGAGACGTTAGCGACACTACGCCTACAAGACGAAGAAAACTGTATTGGTATTCAGGATATTGAATATTTACAGAAGAATTGGGAGCCCACCAACCTTGTTGATAATTATATGAAAAAAGCGAGTTAG
- a CDS encoding iron-containing alcohol dehydrogenase: protein MNNFEFYNPTRIMFGEGKISELDRVVPKNAKVLILFGGESARKTGTLNEVEQALGSRTFDHFGGIEANPRYETLIKAVDKIEKEGFDFLLAVGGGSVIDGVKFIAAAVNYPGDKWEVVTNRGSTIKTALPFGTVLTLPATGSEMNKGSVITREELHSKLAFMSDHVFPQFSILDPVKTYTLPTRQISNGVVDAFVHVIEQYLTYPVNAYVQDAFAEGLLKTLIEIGPKALETPKDYDIRANLMWTATLALNGLIGVGVPQDWSTHMLGHEITVLYGLDHAQTLAIVLPSMLTEKLAQKQAKLVQYAERVWGITSGSDQEKALNAIELTREFFEKMQVGTRFSDYQLTQEVIEPLVNSLAAHNMVKLGEHQDINLEISRRVYTAAL, encoded by the coding sequence ATGAACAATTTCGAATTTTATAACCCCACTCGTATCATGTTTGGTGAAGGTAAAATCAGTGAACTTGACCGAGTTGTCCCTAAAAATGCTAAGGTTCTTATTTTATTTGGCGGTGAAAGTGCAAGAAAAACAGGAACCTTAAATGAAGTTGAGCAAGCTTTAGGATCTCGAACATTCGATCATTTTGGTGGAATTGAGGCCAATCCTCGCTATGAAACATTGATAAAAGCTGTCGATAAAATTGAAAAAGAAGGTTTCGATTTCTTGCTGGCGGTGGGTGGTGGCTCCGTCATTGATGGTGTTAAATTTATCGCAGCCGCGGTAAATTACCCAGGCGATAAATGGGAGGTGGTCACAAATAGAGGCTCGACTATAAAAACTGCGCTGCCCTTCGGTACAGTGTTAACATTACCTGCTACTGGTTCCGAAATGAACAAGGGTTCTGTAATTACTCGTGAAGAACTGCATTCTAAACTTGCTTTTATGAGCGACCATGTATTTCCTCAATTCTCTATTCTTGACCCAGTAAAAACCTATACTTTACCGACTCGCCAAATAAGTAATGGTGTTGTTGACGCTTTCGTTCATGTTATTGAACAATATTTGACTTACCCAGTGAATGCTTACGTACAAGATGCATTCGCAGAAGGCTTATTGAAAACATTAATAGAGATTGGACCTAAAGCGCTTGAGACTCCAAAAGATTATGATATTAGAGCCAATTTAATGTGGACAGCCACCTTGGCTTTAAATGGTTTAATTGGTGTTGGGGTACCACAAGACTGGTCTACTCACATGTTAGGCCATGAAATCACTGTGCTGTATGGTTTGGATCATGCACAAACACTCGCTATTGTTCTACCATCCATGCTGACGGAAAAATTAGCCCAAAAACAGGCCAAATTGGTGCAATATGCAGAACGAGTTTGGGGAATTACGTCAGGTTCTGACCAAGAGAAAGCATTAAATGCCATTGAGTTAACTCGAGAGTTCTTTGAAAAAATGCAAGTAGGTACTCGTTTTAGTGACTACCAACTGACCCAAGAGGTTATTGAACCATTAGTTAATAGCTTAGCTGCACACAATATGGTGAAATTAGGTGAGCACCAAGATATTAACTTAGAGATTAGCCGCCGCGTATATACGGCCGCTTTATAA
- the ydeE gene encoding efflux MFS transporter YdeE yields the protein MLSKFNISNSALLASSLLLTIGRGATLPFMAIYLTREYEMAIDIVGVAMSMAMVVGVLFSMGFGMLADRVDKKRCMLFAVIAFICGFIAIPIVNNAILVIIFFSLINCSYSVFSTVLKAYFADTLTVALKAKIFSLNYTFINIGWTVGPPIGTWLLMYSINLPFYLAAISAAFPIFFIQRFVQSIKPIPLEEGQTRKWNPVSMLRDQVLAWFILSTFLGSLVFGTFTTWISQYAITVANSDFAQVVIGVILPVNAIVVVTLQYTVGKRITPDNLRELMTLGSLFFILGLATFMYAHENLYLWALGAFIFTLGELIYAPGEYMLIDSIAPDGMKASYFSAQSLGLLGGAFNPMLTGVVLTELPPYFIFIILMFITFLAWLSMLNGMRLRKKQLLVTQ from the coding sequence ATGTTATCTAAATTTAATATATCAAACAGTGCATTACTTGCATCGTCTCTGCTCTTAACGATTGGGCGTGGTGCAACATTGCCCTTCATGGCTATTTACCTAACCCGTGAATATGAAATGGCTATTGATATTGTCGGTGTTGCAATGTCAATGGCTATGGTGGTTGGTGTTTTATTTAGTATGGGATTTGGTATGTTAGCAGACCGCGTTGATAAAAAACGCTGTATGCTATTCGCAGTTATCGCCTTTATTTGTGGGTTTATTGCGATACCTATCGTGAATAATGCTATTTTAGTCATTATTTTCTTTTCGTTAATAAATTGCTCTTATTCCGTATTCTCAACGGTACTAAAAGCCTATTTTGCAGATACCCTTACGGTTGCATTAAAAGCAAAAATATTTTCCTTAAATTATACCTTCATTAATATAGGCTGGACTGTTGGTCCTCCCATTGGCACCTGGTTATTAATGTATAGTATTAACTTACCATTCTATTTAGCTGCAATTTCAGCCGCTTTTCCAATCTTTTTTATACAACGGTTTGTACAGAGCATAAAACCGATACCATTAGAAGAAGGCCAGACCCGCAAATGGAACCCTGTCTCTATGCTACGAGACCAAGTGCTGGCATGGTTTATTTTATCAACTTTCTTAGGTTCATTAGTTTTTGGAACTTTTACCACTTGGATATCCCAATATGCCATCACCGTTGCTAACAGTGATTTTGCCCAAGTGGTTATCGGTGTTATTTTGCCCGTAAATGCTATTGTCGTAGTGACGTTACAATATACAGTCGGTAAACGTATCACTCCAGATAACTTAAGAGAATTGATGACATTAGGTAGTCTATTTTTTATTTTAGGGTTGGCAACCTTTATGTATGCCCATGAAAACTTATACCTATGGGCTCTTGGCGCCTTTATTTTCACTTTAGGTGAGTTAATCTACGCCCCTGGCGAATACATGTTAATTGATAGTATTGCTCCAGACGGAATGAAGGCCAGTTATTTTTCGGCTCAATCTTTAGGGCTACTTGGCGGTGCATTTAATCCGATGTTAACAGGAGTTGTATTAACTGAACTTCCCCCCTATTTTATTTTCATTATTCTTATGTTTATTACATTTTTAGCCTGGCTATCCATGCTAAATGGAATGCGTCTAAGAAAAAAACAATTATTAGTTACCCAATAG
- a CDS encoding MFS transporter, with product MTSTHYLLLLSAVAVYLVGTAEFMLSAILSPLATVFHVQPDQITWLVSAYALAYTLAAPIIGFLSDRIDRRKIVLMALLLLSLDSLVIIFSPNLLTALVLRVFGGLASAALVPVIFALIADVISESKQATAMGSIMMGMTVGIITGPIIAGISVQYFAWYAPFIYTAIGCLVVFIIGLFILPYSQKTVRKKLSFKAIKPVGIIRLILAKGLWNGVSVCIFLLAGEILRQRSHLESAEVGSLMGLFGMGLLFGNGLVAKIEKIKVSNNTKLVVIILIIIVTIILFLSGWLSLIGHGLCLTVIGGMLGLASPISTAMLARQSAENKGFVLSISESVNNLILLSALPIFSLLISKNYLKVSIIMTIVLLSSAICLVLPIRQRIKRQ from the coding sequence ATGACTTCTACTCATTACTTACTGCTTTTGTCGGCAGTAGCGGTATACCTTGTTGGTACCGCAGAATTTATGTTGTCGGCTATTTTATCGCCGTTAGCAACGGTATTTCATGTTCAACCTGACCAAATTACGTGGTTGGTATCGGCTTATGCGTTGGCCTATACCTTGGCAGCTCCTATTATTGGTTTTTTATCAGATAGAATTGATAGACGAAAAATTGTGCTTATGGCTCTTTTACTATTATCACTCGATAGTTTAGTCATTATTTTTTCACCTAATCTATTGACTGCACTTGTTTTAAGGGTCTTCGGAGGATTGGCTTCTGCTGCACTTGTTCCCGTTATCTTCGCACTTATTGCTGATGTAATTAGTGAAAGTAAACAAGCTACAGCAATGGGGAGTATTATGATGGGAATGACTGTCGGTATTATTACGGGGCCTATCATTGCAGGGATATCAGTCCAGTATTTTGCTTGGTACGCCCCTTTTATTTATACCGCGATAGGGTGCTTAGTCGTGTTCATTATAGGGCTATTTATACTACCGTACTCTCAAAAAACTGTCAGAAAAAAATTATCTTTTAAAGCGATTAAACCGGTAGGCATTATCAGGCTCATATTAGCGAAAGGTTTATGGAATGGGGTATCAGTTTGTATATTTTTGCTTGCAGGTGAAATATTAAGGCAACGATCCCACTTAGAAAGTGCGGAGGTTGGTAGCTTAATGGGATTATTTGGGATGGGATTATTATTTGGCAATGGCTTAGTTGCAAAAATTGAAAAAATTAAAGTATCAAATAATACAAAACTCGTGGTTATTATTTTAATAATCATAGTAACGATTATCTTATTTCTTAGTGGATGGCTTTCGTTAATTGGTCATGGATTATGCTTAACTGTTATTGGTGGGATGTTAGGATTGGCCTCTCCGATAAGCACCGCAATGTTAGCAAGGCAAAGTGCAGAGAATAAAGGTTTTGTCTTGTCTATATCCGAGAGTGTTAACAACTTGATTTTATTATCTGCATTACCAATATTTTCTTTACTTATTTCGAAAAATTATCTTAAGGTTTCTATAATCATGACTATTGTATTATTGAGTTCAGCTATTTGTTTAGTTTTACCGATAAGACAGAGAATAAAAAGGCAGTAG